GGGGAAGGGGCCATTTGTTCTTGAAATAGAGAGAATGTATTTGAACCTGAAAAGAAACAGCTTGGCTCCATTCAGCCAGGACATGGGGCTATTTAAATGTGACAGGCAGAAGGGTTAAAGGTCTGTTGTTGCTGGTGCTGCTCCACATTTCATATAACTACACAGACTCACCTCGGCCTAAGagaatcctgtgtgtgtgtgtgtgtgtgtgtgtgtgtgtgtgtgtgtgtgtgtgtgtgtgtgtgtgtgtgtgtgtgtgtgtgtgtgtgtgtgtgtgtgtgtgtttgcatgggaTATCCCTAAGCACTATCCCTAAGCACTAAAAAAATATCAAGCTCATAATGTCACCTGAGTAAAATTCAGTAAATACAATCAACAGCGGCATGATATGATCACTATTGTCCTAACTTCATTGTAAAACTTTTCCTTGTAAATGTACAACATTATACTGACACCACAGTGGCCAGCTTAATACTGTAATTTTGCTTATGTTTTACAGTACTATTTGCTTACAGTAAAGACACATTAGAGCATCCTTGCTGTAAATTTACAGGAATGCTGTAATGTACCAGGATAATGCTGTACATTTTGTGAAATTCTACCTGAAATCTAAATGTAAGAAAAACAATACTTTTGTAGATAAAATACATTTATTCAAATTGATAATAACATTatcaacaaattaacaacagaagtAACAAGAAGTTAACACGtggtaccagtcaaacgtttggacacacctactaattcaaaggtttttctttatttttactattctttctacattgtagaagaatagtgaagacatcaaaggtAGTGGtgactattcagcagcctgatggtctggggttaGAAATGATTCGCCAGTCTTCCTATTTGTACAGCATGTTAGAGTAATTTTTACAGGAGGCTTCCGAATTACAGTTAATAACAGTATTTTCCAGCATTTTACCCATAATACAGTGCAATCTAAACCATTAATGCTGTAGACTGTAAAACATGTTTATTGTATTATACTGTGCACCCTAGTGTTTTACTGTTGAAATTACAGAAAAGTCTTACAGTGTTGGCATGTTAGGTTTtcttatgacagtgttatgacggCTTTATAACACATGTGTCAGACACAAAGCCTGCAGGCTGAATCCGGACCATGACACATTTCTATCTGGCCTGCGCAATGATTTGGGTTGTCAATTAGTTTCGGCCCTCTTCCATACTGTCCGCGATGAGCTGCACTACAAGTCACAGCAAGCACTGCCGTcattaggccgtcattgtaaataagaatttgttcttaactgactttcctagttaaataaatgttaaatacaaataaataaataaaactgccAAACTGCTGCACGCAGTGCATTGCCACGcacccctcctcccagccccacacccacacacaactaGCCAGTGCCCTGTATCATATCACTAATGGCACTGAACGAATCTTCTGCCAGACCCAAAGTTTAAACGTGTTGTAGGCTAAATGTCTATGACAAGTTTCGGTACCAATGAGTAATTGCTGTAGCCTACATACTTTATAAAATTACAGCCTGGTGAGATTGCGTTGCTGAATCCAACATCAATTGCACTGCTTTTCCTGTGTACGGTTTACAGCGGAGGAGGGAAAGTGTACAGACACAGTCCACAGTCCTAGCTAGGCTACTAAAATGTTGCAGTCTGGCTTTGGTATTTAAAGCTTGTCAATGAATAACCAAAATACAAAACCTGCAACAAAACACCATGCAAATGCAGGTCAATTACAGAAACATTTGAGCAATAGCCTAGGCTTGCTactcaattaaatacattttgagtGCACCATACAGCAATGCTGCATTCAACCGCACCAGGGATCCTGCAGTACCACAaaatgaaaaacatgttttaagtcTAAATGTTACAACCCGCCTAGCTAAGTTGTTGTTATTTGGAGTTATTAAATCCTTTTTGCTTAGCATATTATCCATCTGCAAGCATAGCAACAAAGGCTGGACACACATAATTTATCTCTTCTTTTGTTTTAATATGTTAAAATGCTATATACAGCATCCTATCTACATCAGTGGACATTACAAAGGGCCATATTTTTTCTATTCAAACAATGGCCAGTTTGCAGTTGTATGCAAGTTTTTTTGTAAAAACAAACATAATAGGTTATGGCTGGcctacaataaaaaaatatatataatttaacctttatttaagtaagcaagtcagttaagaacaaagtcttgtttacaatgacggcctacacctgccaaacccagacaatgcagggccaattgtgcgctgccctatgagactcccaatcacagccggttgaaatacagcctggaatcgaaccaggatgtctgtagtgtctcctctagcactgagatgcagtgccttagacgagTGTTTTTTCAATGTTGCCCTGTGCACTGATTGAGTTTGACATCCCTGCTTCATAACAAATTTAACTTAAAACAGCCTTAAGATTTCACAAGATAAACATTACTCTCTTATGTGGTACTGTTTTGTGACATCATGCAAGACAGTTCAGATTACTGAGGTGTGAGAGAGGACATAACAGAATCTAGCGATAGGCCAACCAATATGGCTgacaagtgagagagagagagagagagagagatgattttAACAATAAAACGTAAACTGATCCCAGACAAAGCTCTGAAACCCAATTATTTGTGTAGCAAAAGGATAACGATGTTATAACGACAGGCGCTATAGCATTTAACCCATGCACTTCTGTTTCAGAAAACCatagcatacagttgaagtcggaagtttacatacacttaggttggagtcattaaaactcatttttcatccactccacaaatttcttgtgaacaaactatagttttggcaagtcggttaggacatctacttcgtgcatgacacaggtcatttttccaacaattgtttacagacagattatttcacttataattcactgtatcacagttccagtgggtcagaagtttacatacactaagttgacggtgcctttaaacagcttggaaaattccagaaaattatgtcatggcttgaaagcttctgataagctaattgacataatttgagtcaattggaggtgtacctgtggatgtatttcaaggcctaccttcaaacccagtgcctctttgcttgacaacatgggaaaatcaaaagaaaaattgtagaccacaagtctggttcattcttgggagcaatttccaaatgcctgaaggtacgacgttcatctgtacaaacaatagcatgcaagtataaacaccatgaaaccacgcagccatcatactgctcaggaaggagacgcgctcggtctcctagagatgaatgtactttggtgcgaaaagtgcaaatttatccaagaacaacagcaaaggaccttgtgaagatgctggaggaaacaggtacaaaagcgaGTCCTatctcgacataacctgaaaggccgctcagcagggaagaatccactgctccaaaaccgccacgaaaaagccagactacggtttgcaactgcacatgaggacaaagatcgtactttttggataaatgtcctctggtctgatgaaacaaaaatagaactgtttggccataatgaccatcgttatgtttggaggaaaaatggggatgcttgcaagctgaagaacaccatcccaaccgtgaagcatcggggtggcagcattatgttgtgggggcgctttcctgcaggagggactgcacttcacaaaatacatggcatcatgaggtaggaaaatgatgtgcatATATTTAagaaatatctcaagacatcagtcaggaagttaaagcttggtcgcaaatgggtcttccttatggacaatgaccccaagcatacttccaaagttgtggcaaaacggtttaaggacaacaaagtcaaggtattggagtggccatcacaaagccctgacctcatcctaaagaaaatttgtgggcagaactgaaaatgcgtgtgcgagcaaggggaGGCCTACACAtctgacacagttacaccagctctgtcaggaggaatgggccaaaattcacccaacttattgtgggaagcttgtggaaggctacctgaaacgtttgacccaagttaaacaatttaaaggcaatgctaccaaatactaattgagtgtatgtaaacttctgaccccctgggaatgtgatgacagaaataaaagctgaaataaatcattccctctaatattattttgacatttcagattcttaaaataaagtggtgatcctaactgacctaagacagggaatttttactaggattaaatgtcaggaattgtgaaaaactgagtttaaatgtatttggctaaggtgtatgtaaacttctgacttcaactgtatttaatcCTCTGTGTAtcataggcctatagcctactgtaggTGTGTAGCACAGATCTACTGTAGGTGAACTTTTGTATGGACATTGGAAACTTGTCCACGTTTGATTTTACGCATTCATTATGCACATCTTTTCCGCCCAATGAATTGGAATCttaacataatttacaaaccatGTTAAATTGCAATATATCCATGTATTAATTAAATTATTTAAAATGTCATGGAATCataaacatgttttatttaattgaCAAATACAACAATGAAAAACGGATTAATTTAGACAGAGGTTCCAAAACGTTCAAAAAAGCAATAATGTGTCCCGTACGCAAATAGgctacctctctacatctctgccTCACCGTGCACATATCTTGTTATAGCGCAACTTTGACATTAAGAAATCTGAGGACAAGGTAGGATCCCCCTCTACGCAATAAGTAATAGCCTTCTCCTTCCTTCCCCTGCAGTGCCGCTTCTGTTTGTTTGCACTCACTTGAACCCGAGCGGAAATTCCTTTCCGTTTTTGTGAATGACAAACTTATTAACAATTCATCAACACAGTTTCTTCCATCCGGCCCCGTTTCCAGGGCAACGACTGCTCGGCGCCCTCTGATTGGCTGGCGGATATAATGTATCCATTGAAACGCCTCGCGTTTGTAACCATTCACTCGCTTGGCGCTGCGGAAAGCACATCAACGAACCAGCCTCGACAACAACAAAAGAGGCTTATTCACAACGAGAAGGTTGTGGATAGACAACAGAAGAATAAATAGATTATTGGAAATTGGTGACAAATGCTTTGCAACTGTCCTGCAATCAATCCGTTTCATTTTGATTTTTACATAAGAAGAATATTTTGTACAGCAAAAGCCTGAGTTATATAATACGAAGACAACGTCAGTGCTGGCTAGTGAGTCATTGATAAATAAATACATGGACATTCTTCCAGCCGCTGCATGAATGAGTGCTAGTGTATAGGCAATCTGCAGTCGGATATCTAAGAAATTCGTGTTTTGCTGATTTTCGTGAGAAATGCAATAGCCGATATCCGTTTTCATTTCTGCAGTTATTccagaatatatttttttctcgaCCAGTGTGCGCTGCCATTTCCTCAATGCTCCATTCGTCATAACGTTGACGGCCTTTTGCTGTAGCCTACAGGGACcaaccacataattttcctgcagTGAAGTGAACATATTTGTTTCGCTAAATGCTTGACAAGCCCAAGCCCGCTCAGTTCGAATCGGTAATGGCAATCAGCAAGACCGTGGAGTGGCTGCAAAAGCAGCTCCAGACGCGCAAAGACTGCCTATTGGTAATGGACTGCAGAGCGCTGGAGCTATACGAGTCCTCGCACGTCGAAACGGCGATTAACGTGGCCATCCCAAGCCTGATGCTCCGGCGGCTGAAGAAGGGCAATCTTCCCATCAAGTGCCTGCTCTCAAACGGCGAGGACCGGGAGAGATTTGCGCGGAGGTGCAAGACGGACACTATCGTGTTGTATGACGAGTTCAGCAGAGAATGGAACGAAAATGTGGACGGGGGCTTCGTGCTGGGCTTGCTCCTGAAGAAGATGAAAGACGAGGGCTACAAGGCGTTTTACCTTGAAGGTGAGTGTTGTTGTTTTTCCAGAAGCGCATATTTTCTACTAAAATGTTGGCCTAATTCGGTAAATACATTAATAATGAATAAGTGAACATTTGCATGCAGTTGGCGCTAAAACCTATATGATAACGCAAATATATTTGGTCATCACATTGTGTAGCCTCGGCCTGTCATATGAATGGATTTGTCTAACCATATTATTTCCTTCATTTTACAGGTGGTTTCAATAAATTCCAAGCCGAGTTCCCTGCCCTGTGCGAGACCAATCTTGATGGCTCTTTCAATAGCAGTTCTCCCACGGCCCAGGTGCTCGGCCTCGGGGGGCTGCGGATAAGCTCCGACTCATCCGACATCGAGTCCGACATCGACAGGGACCCGAGCAGCGCCACAGACTCAGACGGCAGTCCCCTCTCCAACCCACAGCCCTCCTTCCCAGTGGAGATCCTCCCGCACCTCTACCTGGGCTGCGCCAAGGATTCCACCAACCTAGACATTCTAGAAGAGTTCGGCATTAAGTACATTCTGAACGTGACTCCGAACCTGCCCAACATGTTCGAGAACGCCGGGGAATTCAAGTACAAGCAGATCCCCATCTCTGATCACTGGAGCCAAAATCTGTCACAGTTCTTCCCGGAAGCCATTAGCTTCATAGGTAAACGCAATTACTTACATTCAAGCGCACGGATAGCTCTCCTATTCTAATTTACGCACAATAATTAATTTTAACGCACAGGGTTAATAAATAAAACAGGTCTATTTTATAGTTGTTGTACATTTACGCTTATATTGGCCTAACACGTGAAAACCACGGGCCCACAGTACAGGAACTTAAACGTATTAATAAGATATCTTATCACCAGGAAGTTCTTTAGTTGTTATTGTGCAATTTGGATTATATGTGTCCTAGAGTACTTTCTTATCAGTCAATCAAGGAGAATACTACAGAGGGAACCAGATTAAGTCCATTGTGCCAAGCAGATACATTCTATTCTAGTTCTATGCCCCATAACAATAAACTACTCCCAAATTACAATGATTAAACTTCAATGGAACACTTCCTGTGTCTGTTTTTTTGGTCTGCAGCCGGGGCCTAGCTTACCTCAGGCTTGTGTAATTGTGTAATTGTATTACAAAGGCCTGTGTGGAAattggagagggggagacagagcggAGGGAGGGGGTAATTTGAGCACAACAGGAAGGAAGCAGCCATTGAAAGTAATCTAGGACAGCCCAACGGTGTGTTCCCTTCACAAAGAGAGCCATTTACAGGCTCTGTTGACATCCTGTTAGCCCTGACAGGGTGCCCTCATAACTCCTACGTTTATACGCCCTAATGGCACCATTATCAAGTAACTCGGGCAGCCTGATAGAGCGTTAATAGTCCATTTCCAAGTCGTGGTACTCCAGGCCAAATTAAAGAATGTCGGCTCTGTTTATGCGCAGAGTACCACAGCGGTTTGTTGATGGATGTGTCTGGGCCTGAGACTGTTATGATCCTTTCAGACTTCCGCCGCTTAAACGTGTAACTGGTTTAATCAGTGTTGACCACAGTCACTGTTTTATCTGGTTGCCCTTCCACAGCCTAAGGTTATTTTTCAGTATCTATATGTTCAGAGCAATTGTTTTTGTATCGCTGTGTATTCTCAGAATACACATTATGCATATCTGACTAAAGTCTATAACATGTTCTTCCTCTTTTTTCCTCTCCTTCTCAGATGAGGCTCGCAGTCAGAAATGCGGCGTCCTGGTCCACTGTCTGGCCGGCATCAGCCGTTCAGTGACAGTCACCGTGGCGTACCTCATGCAGAAGCTCAACCTGTCCATGAACGACGCCTACGACATTGTCAAGATGAAGAAGTCCAACATCTCGCCCAACTTCAACTTCATGGGCCAACTCCTGGACTTTGAGCGTACCCTGGGCCTGAAGAGCCCCTGCGATAACCGGGTTGTGGCCCCCACACAACCCCTGTACTTCACCACCCCCACCAACCACAACGTCTTCCAGCTGGACCCTCTGGAGTCCACGTGAGGCAGCGCCATCGTCGCCCCCTACTGGCTTGGAGATTTAATGAAACCTGAAACGCTGCAATGTTTCTCTACTTTATTTCCGTCACCTGTTGTGACATGATGACATCCTGCCGTTATTGACACAGTTGGCTTGAGGTTAGCATCTGCCAAGCATGGCTGCTGAAGGGGCACGTGGTCGGTCTGCCAAAAGGCTCTGCTGCTGCAAAAACGGGgacagaaaaagaaagaaagaatgaatgggggAAGAGAGAAGAAATCACATTAACTTTCTAGAACCCTATATTACTTTTAGACTGGACTGGGTTTTTGCCTCAATTTTTTTCTGTCAACGCGTTGAAAGAGACGTAAAGTGATCTGGTGGTCAAGTGTACGTTTAATTTCACGACGAAAGGCTGGTGTGCCAAAGAGACATGATTGTTCTATCTGAACATacatgtatacagtggggagaacaagtatttgatacactgccgattttgcaagttttcctacttacaaagcatgtagaggtctgtaatttttatcataggtacacttcaactgtgagagacggaatctaaaacaaaaatccagaaaatcacattgtatgatttttaagtaaataatttgcattttattgcatgacataagtatttgatacatcagaaaagcagaacttaatatttcctacagaaacctttgtgtgcaattacagagatcatacgtttcctgtagttcttgaccaggtttgcacacactgcagcagggattttggcccactcctccatacagaccttctccagatccttcaggtttacggggctgtcgctgggcaatacggactttcggctccctccaaagattttctattgggttcaggtctggagactggctaggccactccaggaccttgagatgcttcttacggagccactccttagttgccctggctgtgtgtttcgggtcgttgtcatgctggaagacccagccacgacccatcttcaatgctcttactgagggaaggaggttgttggtcaagatctcgcgatacatggccccatccatcctcccctcaatacggtgcagtcgtcctgtcccctttgcagaaaagcatccccaaagaatgatgtttccacctccatgcttcacggttgggatggtgttcttggggttgtactcatccttctattcctccaaacacggcgagtggagtttagagcaaaaagctctatttttgtctcatcagaccacatgaccttctcccattcctcctctggatcatccagatggtcattggcaaacttcagacgggcctggacatgcgctggcttgagcagggggaccttgcgtgcgctgcaggattttaatccatgacggcgtagtgtgttactaatggttttctttgagactgtggtcccagctctcttcaggtcattgaccaggtcctgccgtgtagttctgggctgatccctcaccttcctcatgatcattgatgccccacgaggtgagatcttgcatggagccccagaccgagggtgattgaccgtcatcttgaacttcttccattttctaataattgtgccaacagttgttgccttctcaccaagctgcttggctattgtcctgtagcccatcccagcctagtacaggtctacaatttatccctgatgtccttacacagctctctggtcttggccattgtggagaggttggagtctgtttgattgagtgtgtggacaggtgtctttcatacaggtaacgagttcaaacaggtgcagttaatacaggtaatgagtggagaacaggagggcttcttaaagaaaaactaacaggtctgtgagagccggaattcttactggttggtaggtgatcaaatacttatgtcatgcaataaaatgcaaattaattacttaaaaatcatacaatgtgattttctggatttttgttttagattccgtctctcacagttgaagtgtacctatgataaaaattacagacctctacatgctttgtaattaggaaaacctgcaaaatcggcagtgtatcaaatacttgttctccccactgtatatgactaTAAATACTTTTTGTTTTTGGGGCTAGCACTTGCACCTTCAATACTTTTTTTCGGGTGCATATTACATATCTTCTGTGAAGATTTGCCTGTTTAGGGTAAAACACCCCCGGTTAAGACGCCACCGTATATTGAACTCAATTTTACATGTGTGGAATCATTTGAATCATTTATACATGTGTATATTTCTTAATATAAAAGACAATAAAGTAAAGCCTTGCGCTAGTATACCCTTTGCAACAAGTGGGTACTGAAGATTTTTTTTCCAATCTTCTACTTTATTTAAGCAAACCAACTGTTTATTGATCAGTATGTTTAAGTTTATTATGCCAAAAAaatgtagtgtggttttccaagaatcgtaaaaaaaatgtatatgtgTAATATATTTCATATATTTGCTTTATATATGAATTCAGCCGACAGGCCATTTTTGCACCCACCCTCACACAAATCAGAGTCACCTTGGTTGTATGCCTTAGTTCATAGTACATAGATGTGTTATTGTGCATTGACCCTCAAAGGACTTTGCCCGAACTATGCTTTCACCACCTATCACAATTCTACCAAATTGAGCCACAGCAAAATTACTGTTAAAATAATTTTACAACAAATCACTGAAACTGTCAGTGTATGGCTATGTTAAGAAACTTGATTTGTCATTCGGTTAAGTAAGGTAGAAATAGCTTTATGGAAGCCAACTTAAGATTGCTACGTTCTGTTTATGTTGATGTTTAGTGGGGAACAATGAGGGTTCACATAAGTTAATTCTTATCTGTGGTCAAGGCTTTTCAAAGTCTGGGAGATGTTGACAAAGCAGTAGGCCTTGCTCACCTTGCCGCTGTGAAATGCAGTTTTTTGTTGGTTTTTGTTGTCCCTCCCTTCTGAGAGGAGGCCTGTCTATGGGGGAAGACATTTTGGTTTCAACACCCACCACTCCTCGAGTCTACACTCCTCTCTTACGAATGTAAAGAAATTATAAGTTATTAATAAATTACTATTTTGTCTACTTCTACCAATGTCTTTTTTCATTGCTCAACAATTTGTTGATGTTTTTTACACAGTGTCCACACAGTGACTTTATGTACTGTAAGTGGACCCTCCAACTCCTCGGTTCCACTTTAACCATCgcacatactgtgtgtgtgtgtgtgcacgtgacaATCATCAGCCAGATGACACAGAAGGAGCCATTCACAAACAAATGGGTGTTCTTTAACCACAAAGGTTAATACTGCTCTCAAATGCACCAATTATCCAATACAAATAACACTTAACACGTTGTCACAC
This genomic stretch from Salvelinus alpinus chromosome 15, SLU_Salpinus.1, whole genome shotgun sequence harbors:
- the LOC139540304 gene encoding dual specificity protein phosphatase 6-like, with protein sequence MLDKPKPAQFESVMAISKTVEWLQKQLQTRKDCLLVMDCRALELYESSHVETAINVAIPSLMLRRLKKGNLPIKCLLSNGEDRERFARRCKTDTIVLYDEFSREWNENVDGGFVLGLLLKKMKDEGYKAFYLEGGFNKFQAEFPALCETNLDGSFNSSSPTAQVLGLGGLRISSDSSDIESDIDRDPSSATDSDGSPLSNPQPSFPVEILPHLYLGCAKDSTNLDILEEFGIKYILNVTPNLPNMFENAGEFKYKQIPISDHWSQNLSQFFPEAISFIDEARSQKCGVLVHCLAGISRSVTVTVAYLMQKLNLSMNDAYDIVKMKKSNISPNFNFMGQLLDFERTLGLKSPCDNRVVAPTQPLYFTTPTNHNVFQLDPLEST